GGCCACCGCCAGCATCTCGTCCACCACCGTCTGGGGGGTGGGCACGTACGGCACGTCCGGCGCACGCTCGGGCAGATCCGACCGGCCCAGGTTGGGCGGCACGTAGATGAAGTCCTCTTGCTGCCCCACGGCATGCGTGCCCCCGAGCCCCAACACGCCCAACAGCGCTACACCGACCGCGGCCTTCCAAATCCCCATGATTTACGACCTCCAGGTAAGGGGTTGCTGCGTGGGTGGCCCGCGCGCCGGCGCATGAGCGCCAGCGGAACCAGGCCGGTGGCCAGCACCGCGACGCCGACGAGGGCGCCCGCTCCGGTGTAGGCCAGACTGGAATAGAGGAGGTACGCACACGAGGCGCAGAACAGCAGCGGCACGAGGGGATAGAGCGGCACGCGGAAGGGACGGGCCACGTGCGGCTCGCGCCGGCGCAGCACCAGCAGCGACACGCCCACGAGCAGGAAGAAGAACCAGAAGACGGGGGCGGTGTAATCCACCATCGTCTCGAAGCCGCGCCGGGTGATGAAACCCACGCCCACCAGCGTCAGGGAGATGGCCCCCTGCACCAGCAGGGCGTTGACGGGGGCGCTCGCCCGCGCGCTCCATCGCCCCAGCGGGGAGAACAGCGGGAAGTCGCGCCCCATCGCGTAATGGGTGCGAGAGCCCATGAGGACGGTGGCGTTGGCCGAGGTGAGCACCGCGGCGCAGATGAGCGCGCTGATGAGCCGGGCCCCCCAAGGCCCCGCCACGCGCTGCATGAGCTCCGCCGCCACCGCGTCGGACCGCGCCACGCCCGCCATTCCCAGTCCCCGGAGGTAGGCCGCGTTGGCCAGCAGGTAGAGCGCGGTGACGGCCACCATGCTCCAGAGCAGCGCGGACACGATGCTCCGGCGGCCTCCGCGCAGCTCGCTGGAGATGTAGGCTGCCTCGTTCCACCCGCCATACGTCAGCAGCACGAACACCATGGCCATGCCCCAGGCGGCATGGGGCGCCGCGCCGGACGACACCGCGGCGGCCGGTGCGGGCGCGGCGGAGGGGACGGCGAAGAACCCGGCGAAGATGACCAGGCCCAGCCCCGCCACCACCGCCACCGTGAGCAGGTTCTGCGTCCACTTGCCCAGCTGGATGCCCGCCACGTTCAACCCGGTGAGCACCACCACCGAGAGCGCGGCGTAGAGAGCCGACGAGTGCTCCCCCAGGGGCAGCAGCTGGGAGGCGTAGTCCCCGAAGATGAAGCCCAGCAGCGCGATGGAGCCGGTGGGGATGACCGTCAACCGCGCCCAGGCGAACAGGAAGGCCAACGAGCTGCCGAGGGCCCGGCGCAGGTAGTGGTAGTCGCCGCCCGCGTGAGGCCAGGTGCTGGCCAGCTCCGCGTAACACATGGCGCCAATGAGGGAGACCAGCCCGCCCAGGCCCCACAGCAGCAGCACGGTGGCCGGGCCCGCGGCGTTCTGCGCCACCAGGGAGGGCGTGCGGAAGATGCCCGCTCCCACGACGATGCCCACCACGAGCGCGACGGCGTCCACGACGCGCAGGCTGGGCAAGGGGCGCGCCGGCTCGGATCGTGCCTCGCCGCCCGGCTGCCCCTCCCTCTGGTACCGCTCCTGCGTCATGTCCGCCCCCTGGCTGTGTGAAGGGATGGACACCTCGCGGACGGGGGGCAATGCGCCCCGGCGAGACGGCCGCTACCGAGTGCTCGGCGGGGCTCCAACGAGGCGGGGGGCTGGTGTTACCCGCGTTACCTCGGGGACGGACGCGTTACCTTTCGAAACGTTCGACGCGGCGTGGCAGAAGCCAAGCCCGCGAGAACATTCATGCTGCGGGCTGGAATGAGCGTTGCTCATGGAGGCTCGCGATGATCTACGCACCCAAGGAAGGCTTCGGCAGGACCGCCCGCATCCAGAGCATGGAGGACTACCAGTTCCTCTATCGCAAGAGCCTCGAGCGGCCCGAGGAGTTCTGGGGCGAGATGGCCCAGGCGCTCACGTGGTTCCACCCGCCGGAGACGGTGCTGGACGCGGACACGGACCAGGTGGACTTCTCCTGGTTCGGCGGAGGCCGGCTCAACGCCTGCTACAACGCGGTGGACCGGCACGTGAAGGAGAACCCCCGCAAGCCCGCCATCATCTGGGCGAAGAACGAGCCGGGGCAGTACGAGCTCATCACCTGGCGGGACCTCAAGCACAACGTGGGGCGCGTGGCCAACGTGCTCAAGGCGCACGGGGTGAAGAAGGGGGACCGCGTCTGCATCTACCTGCCCATGGTGCCGGAGCTGGCCTACACCATGCTGGCGTGCGCGCGCATCGGCGCGGTGCACTCGGTGGTGTTCGCCGGCTTCTCCGCGGACTCGCTGCGCGAGCGCATCCTCGACTCGGGGGCCCAGGTGCTCGTCACCGCCAACGAGGGCCCGCGGGGCGCCAAGCGGGTGCGGACCAAGGCCATCAGCGACGAGGCGGTGGAGGGCCTCTCGCAGGTGCGGTCCGTGCTGGTGGTGCGCCGCACCGAGGCGGACGTGCCCATGAAGGCCGGCCGGGACTGGTGGCTGGACCAGGAGATGAGCAAGCACCGCGGCACCTGCCCGGTGGAGTGGATGGCGGCGGAGGATCCGCTCTTCATCCTCTACACCTCGGGCAGCACCGGGAAGCCCAAGGGGGTGATGCACACCACGGGCGGCTACCTCGTCTACGCCGTCACCACGCACCGCTACGTCTTCGACCTGCAGCCGGACGACGTGCACTTCTGCACCGCGGACATGGGGTGGATTACCGGCCACACGTACCTGCTGTACGGGCCGCTGGCGAACGGGACGACGACGGTGCTCTTCGAGTCCATTCCCACGTACCCGGACGCGGGGCGGCTGTGGCAGGTGGTGGACGACGTGAAGGCCACGGTGCTCTTCACCGCGCCCACCGCGCTGCGCGCCCTCCTCCGCGAGGGGGACGCGTACGTGAAGAAGTCCTCGCGCAAGAGCCTGCGGCTGCTGGCCTCGGCGGGCGAGCCCATCAACCCCGAGGTGTGGCGCTGGTACCACGACGTGGTGGGCGAGGGCCGCTGCCCCGTGGTGGACAACTGGTGGCAGACGGAGACGGGCGGGGTGCTCATCGCCCCCATGCCGGGCGCCACGCCCTGCAAGCCCGGCAGCGCCACCCTGCCCTTCTTCGGCGTCGAGCCCGTGCTGGTGGATGACGAGGGCCGCGTGCTGGAGGGCAACGGCGTCTCCGGCAACCTGTGCATCGCCCGCACGTGGCCGGGCCAGGCCCGCACCCTCTGGGGCAACCACCAGCGCTTCATCGAGACGTACTACTCGCGCTTCCCCCGCCTCTACTTCACCGGGGACGGCTGCCGCCGGGACGAGGACGGCTACTACTGGATCACGGGCCGCGTGGATGACGTGCTCAACGTCTCCGGCCACCGCCTGGGCACCGCCGAGGTGGAGAGCGCGCTGGTGGCCCACGAGTCCGTCGCCGAGGCCGCCGTGGTGGGCTTTCCGCATGAGCTCAAGGGCACGGGGGTGTGCGCCTTCGTCACGCTCAAGCCCGAGTTCCTGGACGCCAGCACGGAGCAGATGATGGGGGCGCTCAAGGAGCAGGTGCGCCACGTCATCGGTCCCATCGCCACGCCGGACCAGGTGCGCATCGTGTCCGGCCTGCCCAAGACGCGCTCCGGGAAGATCCTCCGCCGCATGCTGCGGAAGATCGCCTGCGGAGAGACGCAGGACCTGGGCGACACCTCCACCCTCGCCGAGCCCTCCGTGCTCGATGAGCTGCTCACCCAACAGTCCCAGATGCAGTCCCAGCGCCGCTGACCACCCCTCGAGAAGAGTCCCTACCCATGTCCCAGAAAACCAAGGCCGACGAGCTCGAAGCCCTGGCGGCGACGCGTTGGCGCGTGGCCGCCGTGCTCACCGCGGCCATGCTGATCTCCTATTTCGGTTTCATCCTGCTCGTCGCGTTCGACAAGCCCCTGATGGGCAAGCAGCTCGCCCCGGGGCTGTCGCTCGGCATCCTGCTGGGCGCGCTGGTCATCGCCTCGGCCTGGGTGTTCACCGGCATCTACGTGGTGTGGGCGAACAACCGCTACGACAAGGCCCTCCACCAGTTCCGCCGCTGAATCAGGAGCCACGCGAATGAATCCCCAACAGGCACAAACCACGATTGGCCAGCCCAACACCACGGCCATCATCTTCTTCCTGGCCTTCGTGGGCCTCACCCTCGCCATCACGTACTGGGCGGCGCGCAAGACGAAGACGACCTCGGAGTTCTTCGCCGCCGGAGGAGGCGTCACCGGTCTGCAGAACGGCTTCGCGCTGGCCGGTGACTTCATGAGCGCCGCGAGCTTCCTGGGCATCGCCGGCCTGGTGGCGCTCTCCGGCTTCGACGGCCTCATCTACTCGGTGGGCTGGCTGGTGGGCTGGCCGGTGGTGACGTTCCTCATCGCCGAGCCCCTGCGCAACCTGGGCAAGTACACCTTCGCGGACGTGGTGGCCTACCGGCTGAAGCAGACGCCGGTGCGCATCTCCGCCGCGCTGGGCACCCTGACGGTGGTGGCCTTCTACCTCATCGCCCAGATGGTGGGCGCCGGCAACCTCATCCGCATGATGTTCGGCCTCACCTACGAGGCGGCCGTGCTCATCGTGGGGGTGGTGATGATCCTCTACGTCCTCTTCGGCGGGATGATCGCCACCACGTGGGTGCAGATCGTCAAGGCGGTGCTGCTGCTGGGCGGAGCGACGGCCCT
The sequence above is drawn from the Archangium gephyra genome and encodes:
- a CDS encoding APC family permease, whose amino-acid sequence is MTQERYQREGQPGGEARSEPARPLPSLRVVDAVALVVGIVVGAGIFRTPSLVAQNAAGPATVLLLWGLGGLVSLIGAMCYAELASTWPHAGGDYHYLRRALGSSLAFLFAWARLTVIPTGSIALLGFIFGDYASQLLPLGEHSSALYAALSVVVLTGLNVAGIQLGKWTQNLLTVAVVAGLGLVIFAGFFAVPSAAPAPAAAVSSGAAPHAAWGMAMVFVLLTYGGWNEAAYISSELRGGRRSIVSALLWSMVAVTALYLLANAAYLRGLGMAGVARSDAVAAELMQRVAGPWGARLISALICAAVLTSANATVLMGSRTHYAMGRDFPLFSPLGRWSARASAPVNALLVQGAISLTLVGVGFITRRGFETMVDYTAPVFWFFFLLVGVSLLVLRRREPHVARPFRVPLYPLVPLLFCASCAYLLYSSLAYTGAGALVGVAVLATGLVPLALMRRRAGHPRSNPLPGGRKSWGFGRPRSV
- the acs gene encoding acetate--CoA ligase → MIYAPKEGFGRTARIQSMEDYQFLYRKSLERPEEFWGEMAQALTWFHPPETVLDADTDQVDFSWFGGGRLNACYNAVDRHVKENPRKPAIIWAKNEPGQYELITWRDLKHNVGRVANVLKAHGVKKGDRVCIYLPMVPELAYTMLACARIGAVHSVVFAGFSADSLRERILDSGAQVLVTANEGPRGAKRVRTKAISDEAVEGLSQVRSVLVVRRTEADVPMKAGRDWWLDQEMSKHRGTCPVEWMAAEDPLFILYTSGSTGKPKGVMHTTGGYLVYAVTTHRYVFDLQPDDVHFCTADMGWITGHTYLLYGPLANGTTTVLFESIPTYPDAGRLWQVVDDVKATVLFTAPTALRALLREGDAYVKKSSRKSLRLLASAGEPINPEVWRWYHDVVGEGRCPVVDNWWQTETGGVLIAPMPGATPCKPGSATLPFFGVEPVLVDDEGRVLEGNGVSGNLCIARTWPGQARTLWGNHQRFIETYYSRFPRLYFTGDGCRRDEDGYYWITGRVDDVLNVSGHRLGTAEVESALVAHESVAEAAVVGFPHELKGTGVCAFVTLKPEFLDASTEQMMGALKEQVRHVIGPIATPDQVRIVSGLPKTRSGKILRRMLRKIACGETQDLGDTSTLAEPSVLDELLTQQSQMQSQRR
- a CDS encoding DUF485 domain-containing protein, translating into MSQKTKADELEALAATRWRVAAVLTAAMLISYFGFILLVAFDKPLMGKQLAPGLSLGILLGALVIASAWVFTGIYVVWANNRYDKALHQFRR